Within the Pirellulales bacterium genome, the region CGTGGGGATTGGTGGTGCGCGGCACAAGACGCTAGTCGATCGTTTTGCCTACCCGCTGGGAGGAAGCGGAATGGTCTATGAGCGGATGGCCGAACGGATTCGAGACGCCGGCGGCCTTGTGCAATTACGACGACCGGTGCAACGGGTGCTTCACGACGATCGGCACGTGCATGGGCTTGAGTTTGCCGATGGAGAGCAGCGATTCTTCGATCACGTCATTTCTACCATGCCGCTCACATTGCTGGTGCGGGGGCTGGGCGATTTGCCGCTGGCGGTGGAGCGGGCGGTCGATTCGCTGGACTTTCGCAATACGGTGCTGGTGTATCTCAATGTCGATCGGCGCGACCTGTTTCCAGACCAATGGCTGTACGTCCATTCGCCTGAGCTGCGCATGGGGCGCGTGACGAACTTCCGAAACTGGGCGCCCGAATTATACGGCGATCAGCAGACGTCGATCCTGGCCCTCGAGTACTGGTGCTATGACGAAGATCCCCTCTGGTTCGAGTCTCACGATCGGCTGGTCGAGCTTGCCAGCGAAGAAATTCGCTCGACCGGATTGATCGGTGAAGCGGCTATTTTGGCGGGCGAAGTCGTCCGCGTCCGCCGCTGCTATCCGGTCTACCGCACGGGTTACAAGCAACATCTGACGGCGATCGAATCGTATTTGCGGACCTTTCGCGGCCTGATGCCGATCGGTAGATATGGATCGTTCAAATACAACAACCAGGACCACAGTATCTTGATGGGGTTATTGGCCGCCGAGAATCTGCTCCAGGAGCGGTCGCACGATCTGTGGCGCGTCAACACCGATTATGATTCGTATCAGGAGACAGCGGAGATTTCCGAAACGGGCTTGCAGCCGGTGGGGGCGGAATAAA harbors:
- a CDS encoding FAD-dependent oxidoreductase, with protein sequence MRIAIIGTGPAGVTAGYQLARGGADVELYEASNSIGGMARSFKLWGQTVDLGPHRFFSNDARVNRLWLEVIGRDYRMIERLTRIYYERCFFHYPLKPANALWNMGPWEAARCIGSYLRERCSLSAAADNPPTFESWVVRRFGRRLFEMFFKSYSEKLWGIPCRELDADFAAQRIKKFSLGEAIKSAVGIGGARHKTLVDRFAYPLGGSGMVYERMAERIRDAGGLVQLRRPVQRVLHDDRHVHGLEFADGEQRFFDHVISTMPLTLLVRGLGDLPLAVERAVDSLDFRNTVLVYLNVDRRDLFPDQWLYVHSPELRMGRVTNFRNWAPELYGDQQTSILALEYWCYDEDPLWFESHDRLVELASEEIRSTGLIGEAAILAGEVVRVRRCYPVYRTGYKQHLTAIESYLRTFRGLMPIGRYGSFKYNNQDHSILMGLLAAENLLQERSHDLWRVNTDYDSYQETAEISETGLQPVGAE